From Streptomyces qinzhouensis, one genomic window encodes:
- the cas2e gene encoding type I-E CRISPR-associated endoribonuclease Cas2e — MPSMLVLATTAVPDHLRGALSRWTTEVVPGIFVGAVSTRVRDHLWQAVTDTVGDGAAILVHPAQTEQGYAIRTAGSRRRVPMDFDGLTLMRMTAAPTGEENRSPG; from the coding sequence ATGCCGTCCATGCTCGTACTCGCCACCACCGCCGTCCCCGACCACTTGCGCGGCGCCCTCAGTCGATGGACCACGGAAGTCGTCCCCGGGATCTTCGTCGGCGCCGTTTCTACCCGAGTGCGCGACCACCTGTGGCAGGCCGTCACCGACACCGTCGGCGACGGCGCAGCAATTCTCGTCCACCCGGCCCAGACCGAACAGGGTTATGCCATCCGGACTGCAGGCAGCCGCCGCAGAGTACCCATGGACTTCGACGGCCTCACCCTCATGCGAATGACAGCCGCACCAACAGGCGAGGAGAACCGCAGCCCTGGCTGA
- a CDS encoding DUF5655 domain-containing protein, whose protein sequence is MTPRLAEVEADVQGLVEAHMETMLGVRFLASEYSTGPVHGGRIDSLGLDENGSPVIVEYKRATDAGVIHQGLFYLAWLMDHRSEFQHLVRDRIGAEAAGRVLWSNPRVVCVAGDFTRYDVHAVREHRRSIDLVRYRLYGDDHIALETVASVAGHAGVPRRRRGAGAVAALPRRAAGGAMVDLSAAVGEVLLGLGGDVAAVRRKQYTAYRRLRNFVCVPPARQDKLLAYVKVYPGAVDLVPGFTRDVTGLGHHGTGDLEVQLRSERDLERAGELFRLAYAGA, encoded by the coding sequence ATCACGCCGCGTCTGGCGGAGGTCGAGGCGGATGTTCAGGGCCTGGTCGAGGCCCACATGGAGACGATGCTGGGGGTGCGGTTCCTGGCGAGTGAGTACAGCACCGGGCCGGTCCACGGCGGGCGGATCGACTCGCTGGGCCTCGACGAAAACGGGTCGCCGGTGATCGTCGAGTACAAGCGGGCGACGGACGCAGGGGTCATCCACCAGGGCCTGTTCTACCTGGCGTGGCTGATGGACCACCGTTCGGAGTTTCAGCACCTGGTGCGCGACCGTATCGGTGCCGAAGCCGCCGGGCGGGTCCTGTGGAGCAACCCGCGGGTGGTCTGCGTCGCCGGCGACTTCACCCGCTACGACGTCCACGCCGTGCGCGAGCACCGGCGCAGCATCGACCTCGTCCGCTACCGCCTCTACGGCGATGACCACATCGCACTGGAGACCGTTGCCTCTGTCGCAGGGCACGCCGGAGTGCCCCGCCGCCGAAGGGGCGCGGGTGCTGTTGCAGCGTTGCCTCGCCGGGCGGCCGGTGGGGCGATGGTCGACCTCTCGGCTGCCGTGGGCGAGGTGCTGCTCGGTCTGGGTGGCGATGTGGCGGCGGTGCGGCGCAAGCAGTACACCGCATACCGGCGGCTGCGGAACTTCGTCTGCGTTCCGCCGGCGCGGCAGGACAAGCTCCTCGCCTACGTGAAGGTTTACCCGGGTGCGGTCGATCTCGTGCCGGGGTTCACCCGGGATGTGACGGGGCTCGGCCATCACGGCACGGGGGACTTGGAGGTCCAGCTCCGGTCCGAGCGGGACCTGGAGCGGGCCGGGGAGCTGTTCCGCCTGGCGTACGCGGGGGCGTAG
- a CDS encoding DUF4352 domain-containing protein yields MRRTNLAAIGAALILGLTACTDDSDPEDTTKPDTKTSTPATEPTKSTAGTPSPAPQAGGLGDAITVNGDEDGQRLSVTLKKVSDPGVPATEFNQPGKGNRLIGIELEIKNTGTAVYADTPAISTQITDTQGRQFDTAVAKIKAGPSMAYGLTLQTGDTALGWLVFEAPKTAKIASVQFGMNSGLADHKGQWKLP; encoded by the coding sequence ATGCGACGCACCAACCTCGCCGCCATCGGTGCGGCACTCATCCTCGGACTCACCGCCTGCACCGACGACAGCGACCCCGAGGACACCACCAAACCCGACACCAAGACCAGCACACCCGCCACCGAGCCCACGAAGAGCACCGCCGGCACGCCATCACCCGCCCCCCAAGCGGGCGGTCTCGGCGACGCCATCACAGTCAACGGCGACGAGGACGGCCAGAGGCTGTCGGTCACCCTCAAGAAGGTCTCCGACCCGGGCGTCCCGGCAACCGAATTCAACCAACCCGGCAAGGGCAACCGGTTGATCGGAATCGAATTGGAGATCAAGAACACCGGCACCGCCGTCTACGCCGACACCCCCGCCATCAGTACCCAGATCACCGACACCCAAGGCCGGCAGTTCGACACCGCGGTCGCCAAGATCAAGGCCGGGCCCTCCATGGCCTACGGCCTCACGCTCCAGACCGGTGACACTGCGCTCGGCTGGCTGGTGTTCGAGGCCCCCAAGACGGCGAAGATCGCGTCCGTGCAGTTCGGTATGAACTCCGGGCTCGCCGACCACAAGGGGCAGTGGAAGCTGCCGTAA
- a CDS encoding DUF4241 domain-containing protein, with translation MSVVVHEVTFVTAVRVPSGRLAVGCPFPGEEWLELAERIPSGVHRMEVAWTRAPYVFMDEAFEGRESAGCRLIIRDEPVAGWEMGLGVERQPGNMPAREVKEFGIDTGMGCFADAPSWESLTEPFRRFRETPFPRGPRDTISLPGGLEAVHEPATGADLVTVVAAEGVTTVWLGRTARGDIATVAVVPRVESVDPSTCIYPNPWE, from the coding sequence GTGTCGGTTGTCGTGCACGAGGTGACCTTTGTGACGGCGGTCCGTGTTCCCAGCGGACGTCTGGCGGTGGGCTGTCCTTTCCCCGGGGAGGAGTGGCTGGAGCTGGCCGAGAGGATCCCGTCGGGTGTCCACCGGATGGAGGTGGCCTGGACGAGGGCGCCGTACGTCTTCATGGACGAGGCGTTCGAGGGCCGGGAGTCCGCCGGTTGTCGCCTCATCATCCGCGACGAGCCCGTGGCCGGGTGGGAGATGGGCCTGGGGGTGGAACGGCAGCCCGGTAACATGCCGGCCCGGGAGGTTAAGGAGTTCGGCATCGATACGGGGATGGGCTGCTTCGCGGACGCCCCGTCGTGGGAGTCCCTCACCGAACCGTTCCGCAGGTTCCGGGAGACACCGTTCCCCCGGGGGCCCCGGGACACGATCAGCCTCCCGGGCGGGTTGGAGGCCGTCCACGAGCCGGCGACCGGCGCGGACCTGGTAACGGTAGTCGCGGCCGAAGGTGTGACGACCGTCTGGCTGGGCCGCACCGCCCGGGGAGACATCGCCACGGTGGCCGTGGTCCCCCGCGTGGAATCCGTCGACCCGAGCACGTGCATCTACCCGAACCCCTGGGAATAG